The Bacillota bacterium genome contains the following window.
GGATATATATGAAATCCAGTCTTTCTTGAGGATTTGAGAGCAAATTTTATCTCACGATTTAATTGCCAAATTACCTGAAAGCATCCACAACATCACTAATAATGTTGCCGGTTCTTCTTAAAAAGTTTCTTCCTGCCCTTATCATTCTTTTCTTATTCCTTCTTTTCATTATATCAGGCTCCATCATCATGCTGATGGACGCTCCCAATATACTCCCCACTATTAAACCTTTTGTAAATCCATTTAACATTACTGTATATCCTCCTTTTTATCAAATTTAGTACCAGCACTATGGCAAATAAATTTTACTTTCTCCGAATAATTTATTTTTTATTCCCCCACCTGTATCTATTATTTCTTCAACTGCATCATTATCAACTAATAAACCATCTTCTCCAAATTCATACTTTCCAATGAGCGGTATTATTTTTCTCCCCTCCATCAGATCTTGAAGTATTCCGTCTGATATCTCAACCCCTTCAATA
Protein-coding sequences here:
- a CDS encoding YtxH domain-containing protein → MLNGFTKGLIVGSILGASISMMMEPDIMKRRNKKRMIRAGRNFLRRTGNIISDVVDAFR